A single window of Streptomyces aquilus DNA harbors:
- a CDS encoding PA14 domain-containing protein has translation MITERIRAGLRVGAAGLAVTLASTCVLLVAPAAEAAVTCGDTTFKRTFYTNTSFSGTPKKTDCDTTIDQSWTGAPLSGMATNNFGVRWSLTRDFGSGGCFEYRLSGTDGLRLYVDGVRKVNKWKNTGDSSGNSVPGTFCIGSGKHTVRVDHANWTGLSRVKFTWPASSDSKPPLAPTGITTTYDAATGKAKAGWRKNRELDIARYEVLVKTPAGGVSQWTTTGTTASYTPAKDGQKYRFCIQAVDKWTNYGATACGPYVTTPDKTAPPVPDVRASDISVSVSDGGEASDGPRPRVNVWLGQVRPADGPLFTLWRATAAAGPFTKVAVMDLRQTPGEQYLYDETAAEKQTYYYAASATDTAGNTSARTAPVAVTMPDVAAPGAVTGLAAVADTQKVALNWTAPTDDAVRWQVYGADGSAQPVLLGTATSASYDDMTAKPGVTRTYTVYAVDAAGNRSGAVKITSRRQVAPALPVYLRPDANGRPELRIRVAADNDHSGGFRVYSGSSAATVRTTLRACAPEEVYRDAAWVEYRCLLTDFGSSSDRYVTALAVAANGVTSSTYKAMLYEDTVAPPLPTGFAATSEPWGTALRWDTSTAADVRAHWLRVGTPKTVDGVRTCASGTSHTLAAGATSFQDTEGLPDGEERCFELRTVDGANNYTDGVTVYTTEQDTRPSEATAPGSPVTGLDAAENAGAAVLNWDTLDGATGYRVYRWDRSTGSYERIAEGALENPYTDSYRHYRDEDAPAGTAAYYRVTAVYADGTESAPALAAVALAPTG, from the coding sequence GTGATCACAGAAAGAATCCGGGCCGGGCTGCGCGTGGGGGCGGCCGGACTCGCGGTGACGCTGGCGTCGACCTGCGTCCTCCTCGTGGCGCCCGCCGCCGAGGCTGCCGTGACCTGCGGCGACACCACATTCAAGCGGACGTTCTACACGAACACCTCGTTCTCCGGCACGCCGAAGAAGACGGACTGCGACACCACGATCGACCAGTCCTGGACAGGCGCTCCGCTCTCCGGGATGGCCACGAACAACTTCGGGGTGCGCTGGTCGCTCACCCGTGACTTCGGTTCGGGCGGCTGTTTCGAGTACCGCCTGTCCGGCACGGACGGCCTGCGGCTGTACGTGGACGGCGTGCGGAAGGTGAACAAGTGGAAGAACACCGGTGACAGCTCCGGCAACAGTGTCCCGGGCACGTTCTGCATCGGCTCGGGCAAGCACACCGTGCGCGTCGACCATGCGAACTGGACGGGTCTGTCCCGGGTGAAGTTCACCTGGCCCGCCTCGTCCGACAGCAAGCCGCCGCTGGCCCCGACCGGCATCACCACCACCTACGACGCGGCGACCGGCAAGGCGAAGGCCGGCTGGCGGAAGAACCGGGAACTGGACATCGCCCGCTACGAGGTCCTGGTGAAGACCCCGGCGGGCGGAGTCTCCCAATGGACGACGACCGGCACCACCGCCTCCTACACGCCCGCGAAGGACGGCCAGAAGTACCGATTCTGTATCCAGGCCGTCGACAAGTGGACGAACTACGGCGCCACCGCCTGCGGCCCCTACGTCACCACTCCGGACAAGACGGCACCGCCGGTCCCGGACGTGCGCGCCTCCGACATCTCGGTGTCGGTGTCCGACGGCGGCGAGGCCTCCGACGGCCCGAGGCCTCGCGTCAACGTCTGGCTGGGCCAGGTGCGCCCGGCCGACGGCCCTCTGTTCACCCTGTGGCGCGCCACAGCCGCGGCGGGCCCGTTCACCAAGGTCGCCGTCATGGACCTGCGACAGACGCCGGGTGAGCAGTACCTGTACGACGAGACGGCCGCCGAGAAGCAGACGTACTACTACGCGGCGTCGGCCACCGACACCGCCGGCAACACCTCGGCACGCACCGCTCCGGTCGCGGTGACCATGCCGGATGTGGCGGCGCCGGGCGCGGTGACCGGCCTCGCGGCCGTGGCGGACACCCAGAAGGTGGCGTTGAACTGGACCGCGCCGACGGACGACGCCGTGCGCTGGCAGGTCTACGGCGCGGACGGCAGCGCGCAGCCGGTTCTCCTCGGCACCGCCACGAGCGCCTCGTACGACGACATGACGGCGAAGCCGGGCGTCACCCGCACCTACACGGTGTACGCGGTCGACGCGGCCGGCAACCGCTCCGGCGCCGTGAAGATCACTTCCCGGCGGCAGGTGGCGCCCGCCCTGCCCGTATATCTGCGTCCGGACGCGAACGGCCGGCCCGAGCTGCGGATCCGGGTCGCCGCCGACAACGACCACAGCGGGGGCTTCCGGGTCTACTCCGGCAGCAGTGCCGCCACGGTCCGTACGACCTTGCGCGCCTGCGCGCCCGAGGAGGTCTACCGCGATGCCGCGTGGGTCGAGTACCGCTGTCTGCTCACCGACTTCGGCAGCTCGTCGGACCGCTATGTCACCGCGCTCGCGGTGGCCGCGAACGGCGTGACCTCCAGCACCTACAAGGCCATGCTCTACGAGGACACCGTCGCGCCGCCGCTGCCGACCGGGTTCGCCGCCACCTCCGAGCCGTGGGGCACGGCCCTGCGGTGGGACACCTCCACCGCCGCCGACGTGCGGGCCCACTGGCTGCGCGTGGGCACCCCGAAGACGGTCGACGGGGTGCGCACCTGCGCGTCCGGCACCTCGCACACGCTGGCGGCGGGCGCCACGTCCTTCCAGGACACCGAGGGCCTGCCGGACGGCGAGGAGCGCTGCTTCGAGCTGCGGACGGTGGACGGCGCGAACAACTACACCGACGGCGTCACCGTCTACACGACCGAGCAGGACACCCGGCCGTCCGAGGCGACCGCGCCGGGCTCCCCGGTGACCGGCCTGGACGCCGCGGAGAACGCCGGTGCCGCCGTGCTGAACTGGGACACGCTCGACGGCGCGACCGGCTACCGCGTCTACCGCTGGGACCGCTCCACGGGCTCGTACGAGCGGATCGCGGAGGGAGCGCTGGAGAACCCGTACACGGACTCCTACCGTCATTACCGCGACGAGGACGCCCCGGCGGGCACCGCCGCCTACTACCGCGTGACGGCCGTGTACGCGGACGGCACCGAGTCCGCTCCAGCGCTCGCGGCCGTGGCCCTGGCGCCCACGGGCTGA
- a CDS encoding PLP-dependent aminotransferase family protein encodes MTLTSAPADVFAPVPPLAARARSIGGSPVRDILAVTARPEVINFAGGLPAPELFDAEGVAAAFRAVLEEAPAQALQYSTTEGEPTLRAALAARMSVRGLPTTADDVLITTGSQQALSLLATALVEPGDTVLVEEPCYLAALQVFGFAGARVLGVPGDADGPDPEALAELVVRERPKLLYTVPTFQNPTGRTVSAERRAEVASVAARHGLWIVEDDPYGELRFEGERVPWIAAREEAADRTVLLGSFSKVMAPGLRLGWLRAPAAVRRACVVAKQAADLHTPTVNQLAAARYLADRDLDAHVARVAAVYGERRDAMLAGLSEVLPEGASWQRPEGGMFLWVRLPSAYDTTALLPEVVRHDVAYVPGTPFYAGTPDRATLRLCFVTETPERIAEGLRRLGEGLKG; translated from the coding sequence ATGACCCTTACGAGCGCGCCCGCAGACGTCTTCGCCCCCGTGCCCCCGCTCGCCGCGCGGGCCCGGTCGATCGGTGGTTCTCCGGTACGGGACATCCTCGCCGTCACCGCGCGGCCCGAGGTCATCAACTTCGCGGGCGGGCTCCCGGCGCCCGAACTCTTCGACGCGGAAGGCGTCGCGGCGGCCTTCCGGGCCGTACTGGAAGAGGCGCCCGCGCAAGCGCTCCAGTACTCCACCACCGAGGGCGAGCCGACGCTACGGGCCGCGCTCGCCGCGCGGATGTCCGTGCGCGGGTTGCCCACGACCGCCGACGACGTCCTGATCACCACCGGCTCCCAGCAGGCCCTGTCCCTGCTCGCGACCGCACTCGTCGAACCCGGTGACACGGTCCTGGTCGAAGAGCCCTGCTATCTGGCGGCACTTCAGGTGTTCGGCTTCGCCGGGGCGCGGGTCCTCGGCGTGCCCGGGGACGCCGACGGCCCGGACCCGGAGGCGCTCGCCGAACTCGTCGTACGGGAACGGCCCAAGCTGCTCTACACCGTGCCCACCTTCCAGAACCCCACCGGCCGTACCGTCTCCGCGGAGCGGCGGGCCGAGGTCGCGTCCGTGGCCGCGCGGCACGGGCTGTGGATCGTCGAGGACGACCCGTACGGCGAGCTGCGGTTCGAGGGGGAGCGGGTGCCGTGGATCGCCGCGCGCGAGGAGGCCGCCGACCGGACCGTGCTCCTCGGCTCCTTCTCCAAGGTCATGGCCCCGGGGCTGCGGCTCGGCTGGCTGCGTGCGCCCGCGGCGGTGCGGCGCGCTTGTGTGGTCGCCAAGCAGGCCGCCGACCTGCACACCCCGACCGTCAACCAGCTCGCCGCCGCACGGTACTTGGCGGACCGGGACCTCGACGCCCACGTGGCGCGGGTCGCGGCCGTCTACGGCGAGCGGCGGGACGCGATGCTCGCGGGGCTCTCCGAGGTGCTGCCGGAGGGGGCGAGCTGGCAACGGCCGGAGGGCGGGATGTTCCTGTGGGTGCGGTTGCCTTCGGCGTACGACACGACGGCGCTGTTGCCCGAGGTCGTGCGCCATGACGTCGCCTATGTGCCGGGTACGCCCTTCTACGCCGGCACCCCCGACCGGGCCACCCTGCGGCTGTGCTTCGTCACCGAGACGCCGGAGCGGATCGCGGAGGGGCTGCGGCGGTTGGGGGAGGGGCTGAAGGGCTGA
- a CDS encoding helix-turn-helix domain-containing protein, with amino-acid sequence MTDGSGADAFAEFLRELKDRSGLSYGVLAKRLHMSTSTLHRYCNGDAVPADYAPAERLARLCKATPEELVELHRRWVLADAGRGKKGAASPSTAPVEPAAPVEAAAPVEPAESAAPVEADEVTDVAAVATPRRRRTALVAAIAVAGVLGAVGLALGLPSGGDGDRSERPGGSVSVAGDDRAGEESTAASPSPSKSSPSASPTATAKDKAREKGTGGKATSTPSASAPAVPLTVSVAPYSWESPCAQRYLVDKPPGEVPPPPIEQRAAAWVAATGAVSSGEQYVTLTVQGTGEETVVVKDLTVQMVGKRSPLAWNDYAMAFPGVGCGGNVPTRSFTVALDATRPAVVPEAGHRDFPFKVSESDPEVYYIRADASAYDVSWFLELNWSSGSRSGTLRIDNKGKPFRTSGNNGRPAYEFPLGGEAWEPAGGSS; translated from the coding sequence GTGACCGACGGCTCCGGCGCGGATGCGTTCGCCGAGTTTCTGCGGGAGTTGAAGGACCGCTCCGGGCTCAGCTACGGGGTGCTCGCCAAGCGGCTTCACATGAGTACGTCGACGCTGCACCGCTACTGCAACGGCGATGCCGTACCGGCGGACTACGCGCCCGCCGAGCGGCTCGCGCGGCTGTGCAAGGCCACGCCGGAGGAGCTCGTCGAGCTGCATCGGCGGTGGGTGCTGGCGGATGCGGGGCGGGGGAAGAAGGGGGCGGCTTCGCCATCTACGGCGCCTGTGGAGCCCGCGGCGCCTGTGGAGGCTGCGGCACCTGTGGAGCCTGCTGAGTCCGCGGCTCCTGTGGAGGCTGACGAGGTCACGGATGTCGCCGCCGTCGCGACGCCCCGGCGTCGTCGTACCGCCCTCGTCGCCGCCATCGCCGTGGCCGGTGTCCTCGGTGCCGTCGGGCTTGCCCTGGGGCTGCCCTCGGGCGGGGACGGCGACCGCAGTGAGCGTCCCGGGGGGTCCGTGTCCGTCGCCGGTGACGACAGGGCGGGGGAGGAGAGCACGGCAGCGTCACCCTCGCCTTCGAAGAGCTCGCCGTCCGCCTCGCCCACGGCCACCGCGAAGGACAAGGCTCGGGAAAAGGGCACCGGCGGGAAGGCGACCTCCACTCCGTCGGCCTCCGCCCCCGCCGTTCCGCTGACCGTCTCTGTCGCCCCGTACTCCTGGGAGAGTCCTTGCGCCCAGCGGTATCTCGTCGACAAGCCGCCCGGCGAGGTGCCTCCGCCGCCGATCGAGCAGCGTGCGGCGGCGTGGGTGGCCGCCACGGGGGCGGTGTCGTCGGGGGAGCAGTATGTGACGCTCACCGTGCAGGGCACGGGTGAGGAGACGGTGGTCGTCAAGGACCTGACCGTGCAGATGGTCGGAAAGCGGTCGCCGCTCGCCTGGAACGACTACGCCATGGCGTTTCCGGGCGTGGGCTGCGGCGGCAATGTGCCGACCCGGTCCTTCACCGTCGCCCTCGACGCGACGCGGCCCGCAGTAGTGCCCGAGGCCGGGCACCGGGACTTCCCGTTCAAGGTGAGCGAGTCGGACCCCGAGGTCTACTACATCCGGGCCGACGCCTCCGCCTACGACGTGAGCTGGTTTCTGGAGCTGAACTGGTCGAGCGGGTCGCGCAGCGGCACGCTGCGGATCGACAACAAGGGGAAGCCCTTCCGCACCAGTGGCAACAACGGGCGACCGGCTTACGAGTTCCCGCTCGGCGGAGAGGCCTGGGAGCCGGCCGGCGGGTCGTCGTAG
- a CDS encoding DUF4253 domain-containing protein: MASLPNPLPALAGLELGLPSGTLLGTTLWLADAPAHPGDWTTYQQAPRTVGLLPVLIDVGAGHGGPGEWELAPGEMSYPGDHDAEEILSDFWEECCAGEAGDWPGLAAPTAAQADADAVAADVVDSLLRGGGPLKDPCLALVPTRRSADIPTAIGWTGPTNYADDTALLSAVLRSWEDRFGARVVALGFDQLIVSVAAPPTTLDEALAVAAEHFAFCPDNIWQGPTGTTLQTYAERQLLNRPAWHFWWD, from the coding sequence ATGGCAAGCCTCCCCAACCCGCTCCCCGCCCTGGCCGGCCTCGAACTCGGGCTGCCCTCAGGCACGTTGCTCGGCACCACGCTGTGGCTCGCGGACGCCCCCGCGCACCCCGGTGACTGGACGACGTACCAGCAAGCGCCGCGTACCGTCGGCCTCCTCCCCGTCCTCATCGACGTGGGCGCGGGTCACGGCGGGCCGGGGGAATGGGAGTTGGCGCCCGGGGAGATGTCGTATCCCGGGGATCACGACGCCGAGGAGATCCTGTCGGACTTCTGGGAGGAGTGCTGCGCGGGCGAGGCAGGCGACTGGCCGGGCCTCGCGGCGCCGACCGCCGCGCAGGCTGACGCCGACGCCGTGGCCGCCGATGTCGTCGACTCCCTCCTGCGCGGCGGAGGCCCCCTCAAGGACCCCTGCCTCGCCCTGGTCCCCACCCGTCGCAGCGCGGACATCCCGACCGCGATCGGCTGGACGGGCCCGACGAACTACGCCGACGACACCGCCTTGCTCAGTGCGGTGCTCCGCTCCTGGGAGGACCGCTTCGGCGCACGCGTCGTGGCGCTCGGCTTCGACCAACTCATCGTGTCCGTCGCCGCCCCGCCCACGACCCTCGACGAAGCCCTGGCCGTGGCCGCCGAGCACTTCGCCTTCTGCCCGGACAACATCTGGCAGGGCCCCACCGGCACCACCCTCCAGACCTACGCGGAACGCCAGTTGCTCAACCGGCCCGCATGGCACTTCTGGTGGGACTGA
- a CDS encoding ATP-binding protein — MNEESQLPYQRDQFYARDRRSVPAARRLVQWALFYWGLGGWERGEDVSLCVSELATNALLHGAPPGRGFLLRVRYDGDVLRVEVHDSGGGEPCVRDCAVDEGGRGLFLVAALADKWGVGQRDPGKVVWCEFVGPAGGA; from the coding sequence GTGAACGAGGAAAGCCAACTCCCCTATCAGCGCGATCAGTTCTACGCCCGGGACCGCCGATCCGTGCCCGCTGCCAGGAGGTTGGTCCAGTGGGCACTGTTCTACTGGGGGCTCGGCGGCTGGGAGCGGGGCGAGGACGTGTCGCTGTGCGTGAGCGAGCTCGCGACCAACGCCCTGCTGCACGGGGCGCCGCCGGGGCGGGGGTTCCTGCTGCGGGTGCGGTACGACGGAGACGTGCTGCGGGTCGAGGTGCACGACAGCGGGGGCGGGGAGCCGTGTGTGCGGGACTGTGCTGTCGACGAGGGCGGGCGGGGGTTGTTTCTTGTCGCCGCGCTCGCCGACAAGTGGGGGGTGGGACAGCGGGACCCCGGCAAGGTGGTGTGGTGCGAGTTCGTCGGCCCTGCCGGGGGTGCCTGA
- a CDS encoding DUF397 domain-containing protein, with protein sequence MSTEALQWFKSTYSSDEGGECLEVATTPHTIHIRDSKNPAETGPTLQVTPSAWAAFLATA encoded by the coding sequence ATGAGCACCGAGGCACTTCAGTGGTTCAAGTCGACCTACAGCAGCGACGAGGGCGGCGAATGCCTCGAAGTCGCCACCACCCCCCACACCATCCACATCCGCGACTCCAAGAACCCGGCAGAAACGGGCCCCACCCTCCAGGTGACCCCCTCCGCCTGGGCGGCCTTCCTCGCAACCGCCTGA
- a CDS encoding type II toxin-antitoxin system PemK/MazF family toxin — MRQLKRGQVWTVPTVGRDRTVVIVQNDHVAELHPGAVLCALLDLSGERRESLVTVRVTVPIRGVVLVPDLYNFRLARFEQGKYHGDVPAEQMERVDIALRAVLSL, encoded by the coding sequence GTGCGACAACTGAAACGTGGCCAGGTGTGGACCGTCCCCACGGTGGGGCGGGATCGTACGGTCGTCATCGTCCAGAACGATCACGTCGCCGAGCTCCATCCCGGCGCGGTGCTGTGCGCGCTGCTCGACCTGTCCGGGGAGCGGCGGGAGTCGCTGGTCACCGTCCGTGTCACGGTGCCGATTCGCGGTGTGGTGCTGGTCCCCGACCTGTACAACTTCCGGCTGGCCCGCTTCGAGCAGGGCAAGTATCACGGTGATGTCCCCGCCGAGCAGATGGAGCGTGTCGACATCGCGTTGAGGGCGGTGCTCAGCCTCTGA
- the argS gene encoding arginine--tRNA ligase: protein MASVTSLTANVNAHLASALSATLPEATDADPLLRRSDRADYQANGILALAKKAKANPRELATQVVEKITAPGLFKDVEVSGPGFLNITVTDKAIIDTLAARAADGDRLGVPLKDQPGISVIDYAQPNVAKEMHVGHLRSAVIGDALRGMLDFTGERTIGRHHIGDWGTQFGMLIQYLIENPDELSAETDTDGEQAMSNLNRVYKASRAVFDADEAFKERARKRVVALQSGDKETLDLWQRFVDESKVYFYSVFEKLDMEIRDDEIVGESAYNDGMPETARLLEEMGVAVRSEGALVVFFDEIRGKDDKPVPLIVQKADGGFGYAASDLTAIRNRVQDLHATSLIYVVDVRQSLHFKMVFEAARRAGWLTDEVTAHNMGYGTVLGADGKPFKTREGETVRLEDLLDEAVQRAAEVVREKAQDLTEDEIQERAAQVGIGAVKYADLSTSANRDYKFDLDQMVSLNGDTSVYLQYAYARIKSILRKAEGAEPAAHPKLELHAAERALGLHLDAFGDTVFEAAAEYAPHKLAAYLYQLASLYTSFYDKCPVLKADTEEQKENRLFLCDLTARTLHQGMALLGIRTPERL, encoded by the coding sequence ATGGCCTCGGTCACGTCCCTCACCGCCAACGTCAACGCACACCTCGCGTCCGCCCTCTCGGCCACCCTGCCGGAGGCGACCGACGCGGACCCGCTGCTGCGACGTAGCGACCGGGCCGACTACCAGGCCAACGGCATCCTGGCGCTCGCCAAGAAGGCCAAGGCCAACCCCCGGGAGCTGGCGACGCAGGTGGTCGAGAAGATCACCGCCCCCGGCCTGTTCAAGGACGTCGAGGTCTCCGGCCCCGGCTTCCTGAACATCACGGTCACCGACAAGGCGATCATCGACACCCTGGCCGCTCGCGCCGCCGACGGCGACCGTCTCGGCGTCCCCCTCAAGGACCAGCCCGGCATCTCGGTCATCGACTACGCCCAGCCGAACGTGGCGAAGGAGATGCACGTCGGCCACCTGCGGTCGGCCGTGATCGGCGACGCCCTGCGCGGCATGCTCGACTTCACCGGCGAGCGGACGATCGGCCGGCACCACATCGGCGACTGGGGCACCCAGTTCGGCATGCTCATCCAGTACTTGATCGAGAACCCGGACGAACTGTCCGCGGAGACCGACACGGACGGCGAGCAGGCCATGTCGAACCTGAACCGGGTCTACAAGGCGTCCCGCGCGGTCTTCGACGCGGACGAGGCCTTCAAGGAGCGGGCCAGGAAGCGGGTCGTCGCCCTCCAGTCCGGCGACAAGGAGACGCTCGACCTGTGGCAGCGGTTCGTGGACGAGTCGAAGGTCTACTTCTACTCCGTCTTCGAGAAGCTCGACATGGAGATCCGGGACGACGAGATCGTCGGCGAGTCGGCGTACAACGACGGCATGCCGGAGACCGCCCGCCTCCTGGAGGAGATGGGCGTGGCCGTCCGCTCCGAGGGCGCGCTCGTCGTGTTCTTCGACGAGATCCGCGGCAAGGACGACAAGCCGGTCCCGCTGATCGTGCAGAAGGCGGACGGCGGCTTCGGCTACGCGGCCTCCGACCTGACCGCGATCCGCAACCGCGTCCAGGACCTGCACGCCACGTCCCTGATCTACGTCGTGGACGTACGTCAGTCCCTCCACTTCAAGATGGTCTTCGAGGCGGCCCGCCGGGCAGGCTGGCTGACCGACGAGGTCACCGCGCACAACATGGGCTACGGCACGGTGCTGGGCGCGGACGGCAAGCCGTTCAAGACGCGTGAGGGCGAGACGGTACGGCTGGAGGACCTGCTGGACGAGGCGGTGCAGCGGGCCGCCGAGGTCGTCCGGGAGAAGGCGCAGGATCTCACGGAGGACGAGATCCAGGAGCGGGCCGCCCAGGTCGGCATCGGTGCCGTGAAGTACGCGGACCTGTCGACGTCGGCGAACCGTGACTACAAGTTCGACCTGGACCAGATGGTGTCGCTGAACGGCGACACCAGCGTGTACTTGCAATACGCGTACGCCCGTATCAAGTCGATCCTGCGCAAGGCGGAGGGCGCCGAACCGGCCGCCCACCCGAAGCTGGAACTGCACGCGGCGGAGCGGGCGTTGGGCCTGCACCTGGACGCGTTCGGCGACACGGTCTTCGAGGCAGCGGCGGAGTACGCCCCGCACAAGCTGGCGGCGTACCTGTACCAGCTGGCGTCGCTGTACACGTCGTTCTACGACAAGTGCCCGGTGCTGAAGGCGGACACGGAGGAGCAGAAGGAGAACCGCCTCTTCCTCTGCGACTTGACCGCCCGCACCCTCCACCAGGGCATGGCCCTCCTGGGCATCCGCACCCCCGAGCGCCTCTAG
- a CDS encoding helix-turn-helix domain-containing protein, giving the protein MSAKKPPRPKNLTSMKMLGKQLGAARRAMGHTQVALAQLAQVDEETVASIEQGRRALKPDLAALLDEVLQTKGMLSAGVANLPEIDQFPMWAELYMEHEREAIALSLYANQVLPGLLQTRAYAETVLRERVPAYAEEEIEPRAAARMERQEILHRKNPPTLSFVIWEPVLHLAIGGPKVRAEQLRHLRECAELPCVSLQFLPTASPSHAGLAGPFILLETSDHQHLAYIEGQRGSQWVSDADEVSRLARKYAMLRAQALSPLESRGLLDRLLGEQ; this is encoded by the coding sequence ATGAGCGCGAAGAAGCCGCCGCGGCCGAAGAATCTGACCTCGATGAAGATGCTGGGCAAACAACTCGGCGCGGCGCGCCGGGCAATGGGCCACACCCAGGTCGCCCTGGCCCAGCTGGCGCAGGTCGACGAGGAGACGGTCGCGTCGATCGAACAGGGCAGAAGGGCGCTGAAACCGGACCTGGCGGCGCTGTTGGACGAGGTCCTCCAGACGAAGGGGATGCTGTCGGCCGGGGTGGCGAACCTGCCGGAGATCGACCAGTTCCCGATGTGGGCGGAGCTGTATATGGAGCATGAGCGGGAGGCGATCGCGCTGTCCCTCTATGCCAACCAGGTGTTGCCCGGCCTGCTTCAGACCCGGGCGTACGCGGAGACAGTCCTGCGGGAGCGTGTTCCGGCGTACGCCGAGGAGGAGATCGAGCCGAGGGCGGCGGCCCGTATGGAACGGCAGGAGATCCTGCACCGCAAGAATCCCCCGACCCTCAGCTTCGTCATCTGGGAACCGGTGCTGCACCTGGCGATCGGCGGACCTAAAGTCCGAGCCGAGCAACTCCGCCATCTACGGGAGTGCGCTGAACTCCCATGCGTGTCACTCCAGTTCCTCCCGACGGCCAGCCCTTCTCACGCCGGACTGGCCGGCCCCTTCATCCTCCTGGAGACCTCGGACCACCAGCACCTGGCTTATATCGAAGGCCAACGTGGCAGCCAGTGGGTCTCCGACGCAGATGAGGTGTCCAGGCTCGCGCGCAAGTATGCGATGCTGCGAGCACAGGCCCTGTCCCCCTTGGAGTCGAGGGGCCTGCTGGACCGTCTGCTAGGAGAGCAATGA
- a CDS encoding DUF4232 domain-containing protein: protein MRTVRHHLLAAAGLTLATLALTACNDGTGTTDEGAAKPTASATASTTDKPAAEKPTTEKPAATPASNNTTKPSTAAPSAKDSAKDSAKEDNPAAYAFCNGSNTTTTAQPVSRPLNHMLLTVKNTGSKPCNLTYYPVLRFDGMQWAPRPIEASHPQAVVTLNPGESGYAGVLLSAADGSGDGGTTGKKLTVMFQAGTPNSDGGASAIPALPAKGVYYDSTLAPTYWQTTADDALSY from the coding sequence ATGCGTACCGTTCGCCACCACCTGCTCGCCGCCGCCGGCCTCACGCTCGCCACCCTCGCACTGACCGCCTGCAATGACGGAACGGGCACGACGGACGAGGGAGCGGCGAAGCCGACCGCCTCCGCGACGGCATCGACCACGGACAAGCCGGCGGCCGAGAAGCCGACGACCGAGAAGCCGGCCGCCACCCCCGCGAGCAACAACACCACGAAGCCCTCGACGGCCGCCCCCTCCGCGAAGGACTCCGCGAAGGACTCCGCGAAGGAGGACAACCCCGCCGCCTACGCCTTCTGCAACGGCTCCAACACCACGACCACCGCCCAACCGGTCTCCCGCCCCCTGAACCACATGCTCCTGACGGTGAAGAACACCGGCTCGAAGCCCTGCAACCTCACCTACTACCCGGTGCTGCGCTTCGACGGCATGCAGTGGGCGCCGCGCCCGATCGAGGCCTCGCACCCGCAGGCGGTCGTCACGCTGAACCCCGGCGAGTCCGGTTACGCGGGCGTGCTGCTGTCGGCCGCCGACGGCAGCGGCGACGGCGGTACGACGGGCAAGAAGCTGACGGTGATGTTCCAGGCGGGCACGCCGAACAGCGACGGGGGAGCGTCGGCGATCCCGGCGCTCCCCGCGAAGGGCGTGTACTACGACAGCACCCTGGCGCCGACGTACTGGCAGACGACGGCGGACGACGCCCTGTCCTACTGA